In Streptomyces sp. NBC_00341, the DNA window TGTTGGACGCTACCGCACTCTTGAGCGGGCTGCGACGACTCTCCCCCGGCTCACCCCACCGTGTCGCCCTGTGACCCCCGGTACGGCCACCCCCGGGACGACTCTCCTGACCTGCGCGGCAGCGGAAGGGCACAGGTCGTGACGGCAACGATTCCGGTCGCCGCTCACCGCGAAAGCGGTCATAGGACAAGAGGAGGACGGTCACGGGCGGGGCCGGAATCGGGCTCCCCCGTGGCCGGATTGTTCAAGAGCGGACAGGCCGGTTTCGTCCCCGCGCAGCCGCCGTCCACCCGCCGCGCGGAGCGTTACGCTGCGTCGGTGATGGACAGTCCCGTACCGCCCCACCCGTCCGAGCCGCGACCGCGACGCCGAGACCGACACGGCCGAGGCATGCGCGGGCCCGTCGCACCGCCCCAGGTGCCGCTCTCGGCCAGCCGGGCGGACAGCTTCCGTGACCTCGTCCAGGACTCCGTGGAACGGCTGGAACGGCGCTGGCCGCAGCTGGCCGAGGTCGACTTCGTCGTCCTCGACGTGCCGAGCACCGGGGAGGAGACCGTTCCGCTGGGGAACGCGCTGTCCGCCGAGAAGGGGCGGCCGGCGCAGATCGTCATCTACCGGCGCCCCGTCGAGATCCGTACCAAGAACCGTGACGAGCGCTCACTGCTGGTGCACGAGGTCGTGGTCGAGCAGGTCGCGGAGCTGCTCGGACTCGCCCCGGA includes these proteins:
- a CDS encoding metallopeptidase family protein encodes the protein MDSPVPPHPSEPRPRRRDRHGRGMRGPVAPPQVPLSASRADSFRDLVQDSVERLERRWPQLAEVDFVVLDVPSTGEETVPLGNALSAEKGRPAQIVIYRRPVEIRTKNRDERSLLVHEVVVEQVAELLGLAPESVDPRYGQE